The window TTATCGTTAGGAAGGCTACAGACATTATTAAGTCTAGGTGCCCTAGGACTAGGTTAAGTGGCCCCTTATCCTCAGAGCCTTGGTTCCCAAGCCTTATCCTCAGGATCCTTAAGTCTACTGGGCTCCTAGACTAAAGGGCCTTGGTAAGAGTTCACTCAGCCTAAACCTCTTAACACCATTCCGTGAATCAACGTAAACCTCCTCAACGTTGAATTCGGCCATAACCTGTAGACAGGCACCACAGGGGTATGTTTCATCATGGTTCGAGGTCACGACCACTGCCTTAATCCTCCTATAGCCCTCCGTGACTGCCCTAAATA is drawn from Caldivirga sp. and contains these coding sequences:
- the cdd gene encoding cytidine deaminase; translated protein: MEEVINRAVQLARSYLRNSYSPYSGVKVAAVAITSNGEMYPGVNVENSSYGLTVCAERIAIFRAVTEGYRRIKAVVVTSNHDETYPCGACLQVMAEFNVEEVYVDSRNGVKRFRLSELLPRPFSLGAQ